The Sulfurimonas hydrogeniphila genome includes a window with the following:
- a CDS encoding aminotransferase class III-fold pyridoxal phosphate-dependent enzyme yields the protein MGKSQKLYKKAKRYIPGGTQLLSKRPEMFLPDLWPAYYSKAKGCEVWDLDDKKYIDMSIMGIGTNTLGYANDEVDEAVREVTYKSNMSTFNCPEEVYLAEKLINLHPWADMVRFARAGGEINSIAIRIARSATGRDKIAICGYHGWHDWYLSTNLSSDKNLDGHLLPGLKPSGVPRGLVGTTLPFNYNDIESLEKIILENQNEIAAIKMEVSRNEGPNDSFLHKVRALATKHNIVLIFDECTSGFRESYGGLHKNFGVEPDMAVFAKALGNGYAISACIGKKEIMTATQDTFISSTFWTERIGPTAALKTLEIMEKEKSWEKISKIGSDVTTRWKDLALKYELEINTWGIKPLGGFMIESSDALEYKTYITQEMLKKGFLASNVFYASIAHTKDIVNEYFEKLEPIFEIIKECELGNKKIKNLLETDVCHSGFKRLN from the coding sequence ATGGGTAAATCTCAAAAATTATACAAAAAAGCAAAACGGTATATTCCAGGAGGAACACAACTTCTTTCAAAAAGACCAGAGATGTTTTTACCTGACCTATGGCCCGCATATTACAGCAAAGCAAAAGGGTGTGAAGTTTGGGATTTAGATGATAAAAAATATATAGATATGTCTATTATGGGTATTGGAACAAATACTTTGGGATACGCAAATGATGAAGTTGATGAAGCTGTAAGAGAAGTAACTTATAAAAGTAATATGTCCACTTTTAATTGTCCTGAAGAGGTTTATTTGGCAGAAAAACTCATAAATCTTCATCCTTGGGCAGATATGGTAAGATTTGCACGAGCAGGTGGTGAAATAAATTCAATAGCTATTAGGATAGCAAGAAGTGCTACAGGTAGAGATAAAATAGCTATTTGCGGGTATCATGGCTGGCATGACTGGTACCTTTCTACAAATCTTAGCAGTGATAAGAACCTGGATGGACATCTCCTTCCAGGGTTAAAACCTAGTGGAGTTCCAAGAGGATTGGTCGGAACAACATTACCTTTTAATTATAATGATATTGAAAGTTTAGAAAAAATCATTTTAGAAAATCAAAATGAGATTGCAGCTATTAAAATGGAAGTTTCACGAAATGAAGGTCCTAATGACAGTTTTTTACATAAAGTGAGAGCTTTAGCAACTAAACATAATATTGTTTTGATTTTTGATGAGTGTACTTCAGGATTCAGGGAGAGCTATGGAGGGCTTCATAAAAATTTTGGTGTTGAACCTGATATGGCAGTTTTTGCAAAAGCTCTTGGAAATGGTTATGCTATTTCAGCTTGTATCGGTAAAAAAGAAATAATGACAGCCACACAAGATACTTTTATAAGCAGTACTTTTTGGACAGAAAGAATTGGTCCAACAGCAGCACTAAAAACACTTGAAATTATGGAAAAAGAAAAATCTTGGGAGAAGATTAGCAAGATTGGTTCAGATGTTACAACAAGATGGAAAGATTTAGCATTAAAATATGAGTTAGAAATAAATACTTGGGGTATTAAACCGTTGGGTGGATTTATGATAGAGAGCAGTGATGCATTAGAATATAAAACCTATATTACACAAGAGATGCTAAAAAAAGGATTTTTAGCTTCTAATGTTTTTTATGCTTCCATTGCACATACAAAGGATATTGTAAATGAATATTTTGAGAAATTAGAACCG
- a CDS encoding cytidylyltransferase domain-containing protein: MNRKIVALLQARTDSTRLPKKVLKPLLGIPMIIHQLQRTDKSKLIDKLILLTSLEKNDDELAKTVQLFGYSVYRGSKNNVLERFYKCCNELDLKDSDIIVRLTGDCPVHDAKIIDELIDAFLIADCDYMANCVKPIYPDGLDAEVFTFKTLKQAYYEATKISQKEHVTPYIRNSGKFKVMDLKKDIIYNNWRLTVDEPSDFTVIEKIYNHFKTNDFTFEEMILFLEHNLDILELNSEINRNEGYLKSLQEDQKNG, encoded by the coding sequence ATGAATAGAAAAATTGTTGCACTTTTACAAGCAAGAACAGATTCTACTAGATTACCTAAAAAAGTATTGAAACCTCTTTTGGGTATACCTATGATTATTCATCAGTTGCAAAGAACAGATAAATCTAAATTAATAGATAAATTAATATTGTTAACGAGTTTGGAAAAAAACGATGATGAATTGGCAAAAACAGTTCAATTATTTGGATATTCAGTTTATCGTGGTTCAAAAAATAATGTTTTAGAGAGATTTTATAAATGCTGTAATGAGTTAGATTTAAAAGATAGCGATATTATTGTCAGGCTAACAGGAGATTGTCCTGTACATGATGCTAAGATTATAGATGAATTAATAGATGCTTTTTTAATAGCTGATTGTGATTATATGGCAAATTGTGTAAAACCAATCTATCCAGATGGACTTGATGCTGAAGTTTTTACTTTTAAAACATTAAAACAAGCATATTATGAAGCAACTAAAATATCTCAAAAAGAGCATGTAACACCTTATATTAGGAATAGCGGTAAATTCAAGGTTATGGATTTAAAAAAAGATATTATTTATAATAATTGGCGTTTAACAGTAGACGAACCAAGTGATTTTACAGTTATAGAGAAAATTTATAATCATTTCAAAACAAATGATTTTACATTTGAAGAAATGATTTTATTTCTGGAACATAATTTAGATATTTTAGAACTCAATAGTGAAATTAATCGTAATGAGGGCTATTTAAAATCATTACAAGAGGATCAAAAAAATGGGTAA
- a CDS encoding aldo/keto reductase has product MKYINFNGNEISKLSLGTVQFGLNYGISNSSGKPKQDEVNDIVGFVTQSGINCFDTAVAYGDSEIVLGKALNQKKSCHIVSKVKSDIFLSDVEKILFRSLDRLGYSKLFGFMLHDGELLFRWRDEYRDKVDRLKKYNLINHFGVSIYTNEEFDLAIENTSIEIIQIPFNLFDQRANNNSWFQKAKEANKLIFIRSVFLQGLFFMEIEKLTGTLMEAKGYLKQMNSMRETLDLSIADFAMAYVESIADDAVVLFGCDSLTQAKENIETYSKLPKLKEEILNNINRAFSNIPENIINPSRWNMQ; this is encoded by the coding sequence ATGAAATATATAAATTTCAATGGGAATGAAATTTCCAAACTCTCTTTAGGTACAGTTCAATTTGGACTGAATTATGGTATTTCAAACAGTAGTGGTAAACCGAAACAAGATGAGGTGAATGATATTGTTGGATTTGTAACACAAAGTGGTATTAATTGTTTTGATACAGCTGTTGCTTATGGAGATAGTGAAATCGTTTTAGGCAAAGCATTAAATCAAAAAAAAAGTTGTCACATTGTTTCAAAAGTAAAATCAGATATTTTTCTTTCAGATGTGGAAAAGATACTGTTTCGCTCACTGGATAGATTAGGTTATTCAAAGTTATTTGGTTTTATGCTACATGATGGGGAGTTACTTTTTCGATGGAGAGATGAATATCGAGATAAAGTTGATAGATTAAAAAAGTATAATCTAATTAATCACTTTGGCGTTTCTATTTATACCAATGAAGAATTTGATTTGGCAATAGAGAATACTTCAATAGAAATTATTCAAATTCCTTTTAATCTGTTTGATCAAAGGGCAAATAATAATAGTTGGTTTCAAAAAGCAAAAGAGGCTAACAAATTGATTTTTATTCGTTCTGTATTTCTCCAGGGTCTTTTTTTTATGGAGATAGAAAAATTAACAGGGACACTTATGGAAGCTAAGGGGTATTTAAAGCAGATGAATAGTATGCGAGAAACACTGGATTTGTCTATAGCAGACTTTGCAATGGCATATGTAGAAAGTATAGCAGATGATGCTGTTGTTTTATTTGGATGTGACAGCTTAACTCAGGCAAAAGAAAATATAGAAACTTACAGTAAATTACCTAAATTAAAGGAAGAAATTTTAAACAATATAAACAGAGCTTTTTCAAATATTCCAGAAAATATAATTAATCCAAGTAGATGGAATATGCAATGA
- the pseC gene encoding UDP-4-amino-4,6-dideoxy-N-acetyl-beta-L-altrosamine transaminase has protein sequence MKQFIPYGKQFIEQDDIDAVVDVLKSDYLTTGPVVKVFEKALSNYCGAKYCIAVANGTAALHLASLVLLNKDEKVLTTPNSFLATSNAILYAGAKPIFVDIAKDGNIDLDLCEEELKKDSSIKAIYAVSFSGRMVNQEKLKYLKDTYSIRILEDNAHAIGAVYNGIKAGSCTNSDVSIFSFHPVKHLTTAEGGAITTNSKELYAKMLTLRGHGMVKTPDMKPWEYEMRELGFNYRISDMQCALGLSQLNKLDSFIERRTEIVKRYDEAFKESIIKPLYFFDGKSSYHLYVVQVDFSKLTLSKEELFHRLREKNIGIQLHYMPINKQPYYQSLGYGDEYTPNMDNYYKECFSLPMFPKLSDDEQEYIIENLFEMLK, from the coding sequence ATGAAACAATTTATTCCTTATGGTAAACAATTTATAGAGCAAGATGATATTGATGCTGTCGTAGATGTATTAAAATCAGACTATTTAACAACGGGTCCGGTAGTAAAAGTATTTGAAAAGGCTCTTAGTAATTATTGTGGAGCGAAATATTGTATTGCTGTTGCTAATGGTACCGCTGCTTTACATTTGGCTTCATTGGTTTTATTAAATAAGGATGAAAAAGTTTTAACTACACCAAACTCATTTTTGGCTACTTCCAATGCTATTTTGTATGCAGGGGCTAAACCAATTTTTGTCGATATTGCAAAAGACGGGAATATTGATTTGGATCTGTGTGAAGAGGAGCTTAAAAAAGACAGTTCTATCAAAGCCATATATGCTGTTTCCTTTTCAGGTCGCATGGTCAATCAAGAGAAGTTGAAATATCTAAAAGATACCTACAGTATTAGAATTTTAGAAGACAATGCTCATGCTATTGGAGCCGTGTATAATGGCATCAAAGCAGGGAGTTGTACAAACTCTGATGTTTCTATCTTCTCTTTTCATCCTGTGAAGCATTTGACTACGGCTGAAGGTGGAGCGATTACTACAAATTCAAAAGAGCTTTATGCAAAGATGCTTACATTGCGAGGTCACGGAATGGTTAAAACCCCCGATATGAAACCTTGGGAATATGAGATGCGGGAACTTGGATTTAACTACCGTATTAGCGATATGCAGTGTGCATTAGGTCTTTCTCAACTTAATAAACTAGATAGCTTTATAGAACGGCGAACAGAGATAGTAAAAAGGTATGACGAAGCTTTTAAAGAGAGTATTATCAAGCCTCTTTATTTTTTTGATGGCAAGTCATCGTATCACCTCTATGTAGTGCAAGTTGATTTCTCAAAACTTACTCTTTCAAAAGAAGAATTGTTTCATAGGCTTAGAGAAAAAAATATTGGTATTCAGTTGCATTATATGCCCATTAATAAGCAACCTTATTATCAAAGTTTAGGTTATGGAGATGAATACACGCCTAATATGGATAACTATTACAAAGAGTGTTTCTCTTTACCAATGTTTCCTAAACTGAGTGATGATGAACAAGAATATATTATAGAGAATTTGTTTGAGATGTTAAAATGA
- the pseB gene encoding UDP-N-acetylglucosamine 4,6-dehydratase (inverting), with product MFNNKNILITGGTGSFGKKYTEMILAKYKPNKIIIFSRDELKQYEMAQSFNDDCMRYFIGDVRDAQRVEYAMDGVDYVIHAAALKHVPAAEYNPTECIKTNIDGAQNVINAAIKNEVEKVIALSTDKASSPINLYGATKLASDKLFIAANNIVGKRKTRFAVVRYGNVVGSRGSVVPFFKNLIETGASELPITDADMTRFLITLKDGVQFVLNNFERMHGGEIFIPKIPSMKMTDLAKALAPNLPHKIIGIRPGEKMHEVMITADDRVVEYKTYYVITPTIQFNHHVDYTANALGEEGKDIGIGFEYNSLNNTQWISKKEFLAMEQSL from the coding sequence ATGTTTAACAATAAAAATATATTAATCACAGGCGGAACAGGTAGTTTCGGGAAAAAGTATACAGAAATGATACTTGCAAAGTACAAACCTAACAAAATAATTATTTTTAGTCGTGATGAATTAAAACAGTATGAAATGGCACAATCTTTTAATGATGATTGCATGAGGTATTTTATAGGGGATGTTCGCGATGCACAGCGTGTTGAATATGCTATGGATGGTGTTGATTATGTTATTCATGCGGCTGCTTTAAAGCATGTTCCTGCAGCTGAATATAATCCAACAGAGTGTATTAAAACAAATATTGATGGTGCTCAAAATGTGATAAATGCTGCTATTAAAAATGAGGTTGAAAAAGTAATAGCACTTTCTACGGATAAGGCATCGAGTCCAATTAATCTTTATGGAGCAACTAAACTGGCGTCTGATAAACTTTTTATAGCTGCAAATAATATAGTAGGAAAACGAAAAACAAGATTTGCAGTAGTTCGTTATGGGAATGTTGTTGGAAGTCGGGGTTCAGTTGTTCCTTTTTTTAAAAATCTTATTGAGACAGGTGCATCTGAATTACCTATAACCGATGCCGATATGACAAGATTTTTAATTACCCTTAAAGATGGTGTACAGTTTGTTTTAAATAATTTTGAGAGAATGCATGGAGGAGAGATATTTATTCCTAAAATTCCTTCAATGAAGATGACTGATTTAGCCAAAGCCTTAGCTCCAAATTTGCCACATAAGATTATAGGTATTCGACCGGGAGAGAAGATGCATGAGGTGATGATAACAGCTGATGACAGGGTAGTCGAATATAAAACCTATTATGTTATTACTCCAACAATTCAATTTAACCATCATGTTGATTATACAGCTAATGCTTTGGGTGAGGAAGGTAAAGATATAGGTATAGGATTTGAGTATAACTCATTAAACAATACACAATGGATAAGTAAAAAAGAGTTTTTAGCAATGGAACAAAGTTTATAA
- a CDS encoding MarR family EPS-associated transcriptional regulator — translation MQNDELILNVLRKIESSRSQKSLADELGYSVGKVNYVLKALIEKGLVKAENFFANKHKNQYKYLLTEDGIKTKIDLTKKFIARKKAEYEELQRELETVYDNSNRKNRLCNTNRKFFTF, via the coding sequence TTGCAAAATGATGAATTGATACTGAATGTACTTAGAAAGATAGAAAGCTCAAGAAGTCAAAAATCTTTGGCTGATGAATTGGGATACAGTGTAGGAAAAGTAAACTATGTTCTTAAAGCCCTCATAGAAAAAGGCTTGGTAAAAGCCGAAAACTTTTTCGCTAACAAACATAAAAACCAGTACAAATACCTCTTGACAGAAGATGGCATAAAAACCAAAATAGACCTTACAAAAAAGTTTATCGCCAGAAAAAAAGCTGAGTATGAAGAACTGCAAAGAGAGTTGGAAACAGTCTATGACAATAGCAATAGAAAAAACAGATTATGTAATACTAACAGAAAATTTTTCACCTTTTAA
- a CDS encoding ComEA family DNA-binding protein, whose amino-acid sequence MKFLAILAISTTLLFSAVDINNASKSELTTLSGIGAKKAEAVLAYRTNHCFKNVDDLTAVKGISTKTVEKNRANLTVGKCKK is encoded by the coding sequence ATGAAATTTTTAGCTATATTAGCCATAAGTACTACACTGCTTTTTAGTGCAGTAGATATAAACAATGCAAGTAAATCAGAGTTGACAACACTAAGCGGCATCGGTGCGAAAAAAGCTGAAGCAGTTTTAGCCTACAGAACAAATCACTGTTTTAAAAATGTAGATGATTTAACAGCAGTCAAAGGTATAAGTACTAAAACTGTAGAAAAAAACAGAGCTAATTTAACAGTCGGAAAGTGTAAAAAATAA
- a CDS encoding Uma2 family endonuclease: MGALKVEEIPRYTYDDYKLWDGKWELIAGYPYAMSPAPMIKHQKISNNIGWELKSIFQDCPKCQVLLPVDWKIAEDTVVQPDNSVICHEPKNDAYITQAPKIIFEVLSKATAKKDRGVKYDLYEKEGVNYYIMVDPQEENAKVYQLQNGKYIKMCDISDGIVTFKIDECNKELPFDFSKIWK, from the coding sequence ATGGGTGCTTTAAAAGTAGAAGAAATACCACGATATACGTATGATGATTATAAATTATGGGATGGAAAGTGGGAACTGATAGCTGGGTATCCGTACGCTATGTCTCCTGCTCCTATGATTAAACATCAGAAAATAAGTAATAATATTGGATGGGAATTGAAAAGTATTTTTCAAGACTGTCCAAAATGTCAGGTTTTGCTTCCTGTTGATTGGAAAATTGCAGAAGATACTGTTGTTCAGCCAGACAACAGTGTGATATGCCATGAACCCAAAAATGATGCTTATATTACACAGGCGCCAAAAATTATTTTTGAAGTATTGTCCAAGGCAACTGCCAAAAAAGACAGAGGCGTAAAATATGATTTGTATGAAAAAGAGGGTGTGAACTACTACATCATGGTTGATCCTCAAGAAGAAAATGCAAAAGTGTACCAGCTTCAAAATGGCAAATATATAAAAATGTGTGATATTAGCGATGGGATTGTGACATTTAAAATTGATGAATGCAACAAAGAACTGCCGTTTGATTTTAGTAAAATTTGGAAATAG
- a CDS encoding glycosyltransferase family 2 protein: protein MDISVIIPTYNRYKLLKRAIKSVLAQTYTPKEIIVIDDGSTDTTCNIQNDFPNIIYIYQKNSGVSAARNKGIEIAKSEWIAFLDSDDEFCPQKLQKQVDFHTHNLDILMSYTHEKWVRNGITVKIPKKYRKIGKDAFLENLSYCNIAPSSVILHKSLLETVGLFDEHLAVCEDYDLWLRITCKHKIGLIDETLIIKYAGHDAQLGFRKNMDVYRIKVLKKLLLTCNSEEKRLLIQYELDGKILEQQKRQRHKILHHS from the coding sequence ATGGACATATCGGTAATCATTCCAACATATAACCGATACAAACTTTTAAAAAGAGCCATAAAATCAGTACTCGCTCAAACATACACACCAAAAGAAATTATAGTGATAGATGACGGTTCTACCGATACTACATGTAACATACAAAATGATTTTCCAAACATTATATACATTTATCAAAAAAACAGTGGAGTTTCTGCTGCACGGAACAAAGGCATAGAAATCGCCAAAAGCGAATGGATAGCTTTTTTGGACTCAGATGATGAATTCTGCCCTCAAAAGCTGCAAAAACAAGTAGATTTTCATACACATAATCTGGATATTTTAATGAGTTATACGCATGAAAAATGGGTGAGAAACGGAATTACGGTAAAAATACCTAAAAAATATAGAAAAATAGGAAAAGATGCTTTTTTAGAAAATTTGTCATATTGTAATATTGCTCCTTCATCCGTAATACTTCATAAAAGTTTACTCGAAACAGTAGGACTTTTTGATGAGCATTTGGCAGTTTGTGAAGATTATGACCTGTGGCTTCGTATTACATGTAAGCATAAAATAGGGCTTATAGATGAAACACTTATTATAAAATATGCCGGGCATGATGCACAACTCGGGTTTCGAAAAAATATGGATGTATACAGAATAAAAGTGCTCAAAAAACTGCTGCTTACATGTAATAGTGAAGAAAAAAGGCTTTTAATTCAGTATGAGTTAGATGGAAAAATTTTAGAGCAACAAAAAAGACAGAGGCATAAAATACTACATCACAGTTGA
- a CDS encoding transposase has product MNHKQHSTNGLNLLQKTEGFSQAQSAWRFYNNEHVDIESLNEPMLTRGIKTINKSSDEYILVAHDWSLINYKNHTAKTDCIRKRRSNVNNASSRGYELQSSLAIESSSGKPILPLVQNLKTQDKVLSSYNPTMKSHLTHLGELTQRIAYINQSLNIQKKIVHVIDREADSAGFFRGLQKEDLYIVRALDNVKVRYEDEDITQKELSKKMDKGKYVKTIQYQNKKVKIYVNTVDILITRDSYQKTDTPQGKTIKQKVKGKPIKNRFIVQRLIDEKNNTVATWLLLSNLPKDVDITRIGLWYYYRWNIETYFKLLKSSGFNLEKWQQESAQAIFKRLFVASYACLLVWEIEHTNSKNMLAIRKFLVRLSGRLVARKKISTSPALLAGLWNFFSAMDMLELYDIEELHSIKKELNDFMQMEF; this is encoded by the coding sequence ATGAATCATAAACAACACAGTACCAATGGATTAAACCTGCTACAAAAGACTGAAGGATTTTCACAAGCACAAAGTGCTTGGAGATTTTACAATAATGAGCATGTAGATATAGAGTCACTCAATGAGCCAATGCTTACAAGAGGGATTAAAACTATTAATAAAAGCAGTGATGAATATATACTTGTAGCCCATGACTGGTCACTCATAAATTATAAAAACCATACGGCAAAAACAGATTGTATACGAAAACGCAGAAGCAATGTAAATAATGCTTCATCAAGAGGATATGAGTTGCAAAGTTCCCTTGCAATTGAGAGCAGCAGCGGCAAACCAATCCTTCCCTTGGTACAGAACCTAAAGACACAAGATAAAGTGCTCTCAAGCTATAATCCTACAATGAAGAGTCATCTTACCCATCTCGGTGAATTAACACAAAGAATAGCTTATATCAATCAATCCCTCAACATACAAAAGAAAATTGTACATGTAATTGACAGAGAAGCAGACAGTGCGGGGTTTTTCAGAGGACTGCAAAAAGAGGATTTATATATAGTACGAGCATTAGACAATGTCAAAGTCAGGTATGAAGATGAAGATATTACCCAAAAAGAGTTGTCCAAAAAAATGGATAAAGGCAAATATGTAAAAACTATACAGTATCAAAATAAAAAAGTAAAAATTTATGTTAATACGGTAGATATACTTATAACAAGAGACAGCTATCAAAAGACAGATACGCCACAAGGTAAAACAATAAAACAAAAAGTAAAAGGCAAGCCAATAAAAAACAGATTTATAGTCCAAAGACTCATAGATGAGAAGAACAATACAGTTGCTACCTGGCTTCTGTTAAGCAATCTTCCAAAAGATGTTGATATAACAAGGATAGGATTGTGGTATTATTACAGATGGAATATAGAAACGTATTTTAAACTGTTAAAAAGCTCAGGGTTTAATTTGGAAAAATGGCAGCAAGAGAGTGCACAGGCTATATTTAAACGCTTGTTTGTTGCCTCTTATGCCTGTTTGCTTGTATGGGAAATTGAACATACAAATAGTAAAAACATGCTGGCAATTAGAAAGTTTTTAGTTCGATTAAGCGGGAGATTGGTAGCAAGAAAGAAGATATCTACCTCTCCGGCTCTGTTAGCAGGTTTATGGAACTTCTTCTCTGCTATGGATATGCTTGAACTTTATGATATTGAAGAACTCCATAGCATTAAAAAAGAACTCAATGACTTTATGCAGATGGAGTTTTAA
- the mqnE gene encoding aminofutalosine synthase MqnE: MNNRINFEDAIKLYERDLFELGELADAKRQELHGKKTYFNINRHINPTNVCADVCKFCAYSATRKNPNQYTMSHEEIMNIVDNIVAHDAKEVHIVSAHNPNVTLDWYLGIFKKIKEKYPALHVKALTAAEVDFLSRHHGLTYDEVLDLMVENGVDSMPGGGAEIFDEKVRDYICKGKVTSDQWFEIHRKWHERGKKSNVTMLFGHVESRANRIDHMMRIRELQDITGGFNAFIPLVYQTENNYLNIDKPITANEILKTYAIARLVLDNVPNLKAYWVTSTVNLALVAQEFGANDLDGTIEKESINSAAGAASANGVDVKEFTGLITNSGFIPVERDSVYNEIKVW, encoded by the coding sequence ATGAATAACAGAATAAATTTTGAAGATGCAATAAAACTTTATGAAAGAGACCTTTTTGAACTTGGTGAACTTGCCGATGCAAAGCGTCAGGAATTACACGGTAAAAAGACATATTTTAATATTAACCGGCATATAAACCCTACAAACGTCTGTGCAGATGTTTGTAAATTTTGCGCCTATTCGGCAACACGCAAAAATCCTAACCAGTATACAATGAGCCATGAAGAAATTATGAATATAGTCGACAACATAGTGGCACATGATGCAAAAGAGGTTCACATAGTTTCTGCCCATAATCCTAATGTAACGCTCGATTGGTATTTGGGTATTTTTAAAAAAATCAAAGAGAAGTATCCAGCCTTACATGTAAAGGCATTGACTGCTGCAGAAGTGGACTTCTTGTCTCGTCATCATGGACTTACATATGATGAAGTGCTTGATTTGATGGTAGAAAACGGTGTAGATTCTATGCCCGGCGGCGGTGCGGAGATTTTTGATGAAAAGGTCAGAGATTACATCTGTAAAGGCAAAGTGACATCAGATCAATGGTTTGAAATTCATCGTAAATGGCATGAACGCGGGAAAAAATCTAATGTTACTATGCTTTTTGGACATGTAGAATCTCGTGCAAACCGTATAGATCATATGATGCGAATTCGTGAGTTGCAAGATATAACGGGTGGGTTTAACGCTTTTATACCGCTTGTCTATCAGACAGAAAATAATTACCTTAATATTGACAAACCGATTACGGCAAATGAAATACTCAAAACCTATGCCATTGCAAGGCTGGTTCTTGACAATGTGCCGAATTTAAAAGCGTACTGGGTGACATCGACTGTGAATCTTGCACTTGTCGCACAGGAATTCGGGGCAAATGATTTGGATGGGACGATAGAAAAAGAGTCCATCAACTCTGCAGCAGGAGCCGCGAGTGCCAATGGGGTGGATGTGAAAGAATTTACGGGATTGATAACAAATTCTGGCTTTATTCCTGTTGAGCGTGACAGTGTGTATAATGAGATAAAGGTCTGGTAA